A single genomic interval of Halomonas sp. GT harbors:
- a CDS encoding AEC family transporter, giving the protein MDLAPSALMGPLLMLLGFVGLGWIAAQRLKIDPRPIATLLVYMIAPLTIFRALMNGGPTPDYLLLTLALFSLVSIMALAVRWFTQHRFGPQEGALLAFSSGTGNTGYFGLPVALILLPPEGVTLYLFCMLGINLYEFTVGFYLSARGHFSIRQSLIKIARLPLVYAFLSALLLSALNVTLPSALMNSLDVFPATYTLLGMMIIGMTLSQVTLDAWDSRFVATCVGLRYLLWPLVMLIAVLLLQALGSLAPELGMALLLLGVVPMASNVVVVAMELGIQPQKGALAVLTTTLLAPLLIPLYLHLMLQLTGLGL; this is encoded by the coding sequence ATGGATTTAGCGCCAAGTGCCCTAATGGGGCCACTGTTGATGTTATTGGGGTTTGTAGGATTGGGGTGGATTGCTGCACAGCGCTTAAAAATCGACCCACGCCCCATCGCCACACTATTGGTATACATGATTGCACCACTCACCATTTTCCGCGCATTAATGAACGGCGGCCCAACACCAGATTATCTACTGTTAACACTGGCGCTGTTCAGCTTGGTGAGCATCATGGCGCTGGCCGTGCGCTGGTTTACCCAGCACCGCTTTGGGCCTCAGGAGGGGGCACTTTTAGCGTTCTCTTCTGGCACTGGCAACACGGGTTACTTTGGCCTGCCTGTGGCGCTAATTTTACTGCCGCCAGAAGGTGTCACGCTTTATCTATTCTGCATGTTAGGGATTAATCTATATGAGTTTACGGTGGGATTTTACTTAAGTGCGCGTGGCCACTTTTCCATTCGCCAAAGTCTGATCAAAATTGCTCGACTGCCGTTGGTCTACGCATTTTTGTCTGCGCTGCTGCTGAGTGCACTCAACGTGACACTTCCCAGCGCACTGATGAACTCGCTTGACGTTTTCCCCGCCACCTACACCCTGCTAGGCATGATGATTATTGGCATGACCCTTAGCCAGGTTACGCTTGATGCTTGGGATTCCCGCTTTGTTGCCACCTGCGTAGGCTTACGTTATCTACTTTGGCCGCTGGTGATGCTAATCGCCGTTTTATTACTTCAAGCCTTGGGCTCGCTTGCACCAGAACTCGGTATGGCGTTGTTACTGTTAGGCGTCGTACCCATGGCCTCTAACGTGGTGGTGGTCGCGATGGAGCTAGGGATTCAACCGCAAAAAGGAGCATTAGCGGTGCTTACCACCACGCTATTAGCGCCATTACTAATTCCTCTCTATCTTCACCTAATGCTGCAACTTACCGGGCTAGGCCTCTGA
- the metF gene encoding methylenetetrahydrofolate reductase [NAD(P)H] — translation MSSQEHPLGISFEFFPPNTDAGREKLMHVRDELAARHPRFFSVTYGAGGSTQARTRDIVRTVSQSGITTAPHLSCIGSEKAQLRDLLAQYREEGVDSLVALRGDMPSGMGSIGELRYANELVEFIRAETGDHFDIAVAAYPESHPQAPNLDKDVENFARKMKAGANMAITQYFFTADAYFHFVEKARALGVEQPIIPGIMPITNYTKLARFSDACGAEIPRWIRKQLEAYGDDSDAIAAFGTDVVSRLCERLLDGGAPGLHFYTLNQAAPVLKIVDNLRG, via the coding sequence ATGAGCAGTCAAGAGCACCCGTTAGGTATTAGCTTTGAATTCTTTCCGCCCAATACCGATGCGGGAAGAGAGAAGTTAATGCACGTGCGCGATGAACTGGCCGCTCGACATCCGCGCTTTTTCTCGGTCACTTATGGTGCCGGTGGTTCCACTCAAGCGCGCACACGCGATATTGTGCGCACCGTTAGCCAAAGCGGCATTACGACAGCGCCACACCTTTCCTGCATTGGCAGTGAAAAAGCGCAATTGCGCGACCTGCTAGCGCAGTATCGTGAAGAGGGTGTCGACAGCTTAGTGGCGCTACGTGGCGACATGCCATCGGGCATGGGAAGCATTGGTGAGTTGCGCTACGCCAACGAACTTGTAGAGTTTATCCGTGCGGAAACCGGTGACCATTTTGATATTGCGGTGGCTGCTTATCCTGAATCTCATCCACAGGCACCCAATCTCGATAAGGATGTGGAAAACTTTGCCCGTAAAATGAAGGCTGGTGCCAACATGGCCATTACCCAGTACTTTTTTACCGCGGATGCCTACTTCCATTTTGTTGAAAAAGCCCGAGCGCTAGGTGTTGAGCAGCCTATTATTCCAGGCATTATGCCGATTACTAACTACACCAAATTGGCGCGTTTTTCAGATGCTTGTGGCGCAGAAATTCCCCGTTGGATTCGCAAGCAGTTGGAAGCTTATGGTGATGATAGTGACGCTATTGCCGCTTTTGGTACGGATGTTGTTAGCCGTTTGTGTGAGCGCCTACTTGATGGTGGTGCGCCTGGTCTACACTTCTACACGCTTAATCAGGCAGCACCCGTACTGAAAATTGTTGATAATCTGAGAGGCTAG
- a CDS encoding TRAP transporter permease, with amino-acid sequence MSHNTDQDPNGLKDDAQTASSIPESIAEGVDEEVVESNRRVFVGWQFFLFAALAIGYSSFHLFSLNVYPMETWSFRIVHIAGALILGYGLFAGARFAEDDQQASPAWLKWASYALLAPAIYSLIQVFLMQQTLNGGAMRIDPSIETLHYGYPLIATTAAAIALSWFYRQARHRFNPADLVLMVCAIASAAYLLMAFNTNMRMSTGTSFAPPGISWAAIAGSLLILELTRRVAGLALVVISAVFLVYVFAGQYLPGFLGYPGLSVQRFFSQVYTDAGILGPTTAVSSTYIILFIIFAAFLQASKVGDYFVNFAFAAAGRARGGPAKVSIFASGLMGMINGTSAGNVVSTGSLTIPLMKKVGYPARSAGAIEAAASTGGQIMPPIMGAGAFIMAEVTGIPYTEIAIAAVIPAILYFASIYFMVDFEAARKGMRGMRKDEIPLFSKLVKQVYLFAPIIILIVALFMGYSVIRAGTLATASAAVVSWISPNKMGIRAILRALQLAGIMSIQIIAVCACAGLIVGVISLTGVGARFSSLLLGLAGVSQLLALVFAMLISILLGMGMPTTAAYAVAASVVAPGLINIGIEPLVAHFFVFYFAVVSAITPPVALASYAAAGISGDNPMGTSVASFKIGLAAFIVPFMFFYSPAMLMEGSAMQILRVGVTATLGIILLSGMVQAWFFGPVNTLQRVVMLVGALFMIYGGIYSDIAGLAIGAALFIMQRKQHGNKATPSTT; translated from the coding sequence ATGAGTCACAATACCGATCAAGACCCCAACGGCCTCAAGGATGATGCCCAAACTGCTTCATCGATACCCGAGTCAATTGCCGAGGGTGTCGATGAAGAGGTTGTCGAGTCCAACCGCCGTGTGTTTGTTGGCTGGCAGTTTTTTTTGTTTGCTGCACTGGCCATTGGCTATTCAAGCTTCCACCTGTTTTCGCTCAATGTGTACCCGATGGAAACCTGGTCGTTTCGCATTGTACATATCGCTGGTGCGCTCATTTTAGGGTACGGGCTGTTTGCCGGTGCTCGCTTTGCAGAAGATGATCAGCAAGCCTCCCCTGCATGGCTCAAATGGGCCAGCTATGCGCTCTTAGCGCCTGCGATCTATTCACTTATACAAGTCTTTTTGATGCAGCAAACACTCAATGGCGGTGCGATGCGCATTGATCCAAGCATTGAGACACTGCATTACGGCTATCCACTCATAGCCACCACGGCAGCAGCCATTGCCCTGTCTTGGTTCTATCGGCAGGCACGCCACCGCTTTAATCCCGCCGACCTCGTTTTAATGGTGTGTGCCATCGCCAGCGCTGCTTACTTGTTGATGGCCTTTAATACCAATATGCGCATGTCGACAGGCACCTCGTTTGCTCCTCCCGGCATTTCTTGGGCGGCCATTGCGGGCTCACTGCTGATTCTAGAGCTAACTCGTCGGGTGGCTGGTTTAGCATTGGTGGTGATTTCAGCGGTTTTCCTGGTCTATGTCTTTGCTGGCCAGTATCTACCAGGTTTCCTAGGCTACCCAGGTTTATCTGTGCAGCGCTTCTTTAGTCAGGTCTATACCGATGCAGGCATTCTTGGCCCAACGACGGCGGTGTCATCGACCTATATCATTTTGTTTATTATTTTTGCGGCGTTTTTACAGGCCTCGAAAGTAGGTGATTACTTCGTCAACTTCGCATTTGCAGCCGCTGGCCGTGCCCGTGGTGGCCCGGCGAAGGTATCTATTTTTGCTTCCGGCTTAATGGGCATGATCAACGGTACGTCAGCGGGCAACGTGGTATCGACTGGCTCGCTTACCATCCCATTGATGAAAAAAGTCGGCTATCCAGCGCGCAGTGCTGGTGCCATTGAAGCAGCGGCGTCCACGGGTGGTCAGATCATGCCGCCCATCATGGGGGCAGGCGCCTTTATCATGGCGGAAGTCACCGGCATTCCTTATACAGAAATTGCAATTGCGGCGGTCATTCCAGCCATTCTTTACTTCGCCTCTATCTACTTTATGGTGGATTTTGAAGCGGCGCGTAAAGGCATGCGTGGCATGCGTAAAGATGAAATTCCGCTATTCTCCAAACTAGTAAAACAGGTCTACCTATTCGCCCCCATTATCATTCTTATTGTCGCTCTCTTTATGGGCTACTCCGTCATTCGTGCCGGTACACTAGCGACAGCATCAGCGGCAGTTGTCAGTTGGATCTCACCCAATAAAATGGGTATTCGGGCTATTTTGAGAGCACTCCAACTAGCGGGCATAATGTCGATTCAGATCATTGCTGTCTGTGCTTGCGCAGGCCTTATTGTTGGCGTCATATCGCTGACGGGCGTCGGCGCGCGCTTCTCTTCACTGCTGTTAGGCCTTGCAGGGGTTAGCCAGCTATTGGCATTGGTCTTTGCGATGTTGATCAGTATCCTGCTCGGCATGGGCATGCCTACGACGGCAGCCTACGCGGTAGCAGCATCGGTAGTGGCACCCGGCTTGATCAATATCGGTATCGAGCCGCTCGTCGCACACTTCTTTGTGTTCTACTTTGCGGTCGTGTCGGCCATTACGCCGCCAGTGGCGTTAGCATCTTACGCCGCCGCCGGTATTTCTGGGGATAACCCCATGGGCACATCGGTCGCTTCGTTCAAAATTGGTCTTGCTGCATTTATCGTGCCGTTTATGTTCTTCTACAGCCCAGCCATGCTAATGGAAGGCTCCGCGATGCAAATACTGCGTGTCGGTGTGACCGCCACACTGGGGATCATCTTGCTTTCGGGCATGGTGCAAGCATGGTTCTTTGGGCCGGTAAACACCTTACAGCGTGTGGTTATGCTGGTCGGTGCGCTGTTTATGATTTACGGCGGCATTTACAGCGATATTGCTGGCCTGGCCATTGGCGCAGCGCTGTTCATTATGCAGCGTAAACAGCATGGCAATAAGGCGACACCCAGCACCACATGA
- a CDS encoding TAXI family TRAP transporter solute-binding subunit: MRNMMPKTVAFLASSALLAAGTAQADRSEWPDNFTVGTASQGGTYFVYGSGWANFIADELDVSGGGEVTGGPTQNLALVHSGDMAFGLTTMGPASDAVKGESPLAPGLAMDNVCALFPMYETPFSIAALSSSGIESIADIPDGARIGFGPAASTSDTYFPAILETLGVEFDRRNGGWSDLGGQLQDGLLDVIAFAAGIPIPAVSQLEVQTDVNIIEFTEEEMATVLDAFPVAEFTIPASTYTTLEEDARAVSMWNFAIAGCDLPEDFIYEVTKATMENNDRMRSVHRSAETTIPENIVHNNVLPFHPGAARWYEENGYDIDDDMIN, encoded by the coding sequence ATGCGCAATATGATGCCTAAAACCGTCGCCTTTCTTGCCAGTAGTGCCCTTCTAGCAGCAGGCACTGCCCAAGCAGACCGCTCAGAATGGCCCGATAACTTCACTGTCGGTACCGCCAGTCAAGGCGGCACCTACTTCGTTTATGGCTCAGGCTGGGCTAACTTTATTGCTGATGAGCTAGACGTTTCAGGCGGTGGTGAAGTCACAGGCGGCCCAACTCAAAACCTAGCGCTCGTACACAGCGGCGATATGGCCTTTGGTCTTACCACGATGGGCCCAGCGTCGGATGCTGTTAAGGGTGAAAGTCCACTAGCGCCAGGCCTGGCAATGGACAATGTTTGTGCACTGTTCCCGATGTATGAAACCCCCTTCTCTATTGCCGCTCTTTCGAGCTCAGGCATTGAGTCCATCGCTGACATTCCTGATGGCGCGCGCATCGGGTTCGGCCCAGCAGCTTCTACATCAGACACTTACTTCCCCGCTATCCTCGAAACGCTGGGCGTTGAGTTTGATCGTCGTAATGGCGGCTGGTCTGACTTAGGTGGTCAGCTGCAGGATGGCCTGCTGGATGTGATCGCGTTTGCAGCGGGTATTCCGATTCCGGCCGTTAGCCAACTCGAAGTGCAGACCGATGTGAACATTATTGAGTTTACCGAAGAAGAGATGGCCACCGTCCTGGACGCCTTCCCGGTTGCTGAATTCACTATCCCAGCGAGCACTTACACCACACTGGAAGAAGACGCACGCGCTGTTTCTATGTGGAACTTTGCCATTGCGGGCTGTGATCTGCCGGAAGACTTTATCTATGAAGTCACCAAAGCCACGATGGAAAACAATGACCGTATGCGCTCAGTGCACCGCAGCGCTGAAACCACCATTCCAGAAAACATCGTCCACAACAATGTGCTGCCCTTCCATCCGGGCGCCGCACGCTGGTATGAAGAGAATGGCTACGACATTGATGATGACATGATCAACTAA
- a CDS encoding YheV family putative zinc ribbon protein, translating into MSSVKRFIAGVTCPRCAAMDRIRAWEQNNIRYRECVNCDFFEQLPIEDEAAPELTTRVNQVREEQKTQDVQPVRILDPGKPKR; encoded by the coding sequence ATGTCGAGTGTGAAACGCTTTATTGCTGGGGTAACCTGCCCACGCTGCGCGGCCATGGACCGGATTCGCGCCTGGGAGCAAAACAACATTCGCTACCGGGAATGCGTTAACTGCGATTTTTTCGAGCAGTTGCCGATTGAAGATGAGGCAGCACCAGAGCTAACTACCCGCGTTAACCAAGTACGCGAAGAGCAAAAAACGCAGGATGTACAGCCCGTACGCATTCTCGACCCTGGCAAACCTAAACGTTAA
- the prlC gene encoding oligopeptidase A produces the protein MSRNPLLEPHELPPFADIRAEHVVPAVETLLNESREVIDRLAQQAATVPPHWDNFAAPLEAVNDRLTQAWSPISHLNGTMNTPELREAYQACLEQLSAFSTWMGQHEGLFKGWQALKQGDAWASLTPAQQRTVENTLRDFRLAGVDLPADKKARYGAIQARLSTLSNQFSNNVLDATQAWHKDIDHLDALAGVPESALDTLKATAQAKGVDGYRITLDFPSFFPIISYVDNRELRREVYTAFVTRASDQGPDTGKFDNAPVLEEILALRQELAHLLGFKTYADYSLTTKMADSPEQVLEFLNDLARRAVPQAKEEVAELSDYAREALGIETLEPWDVPYASEKLREARHSISQEQLRPYFPAPRVVDGLFQVVERLYGVRVEAAPDAPSYHNDVQYFRITEQGEPIAGFYLDLYARESKRGGAWMADCRVRRQTENGLQLPVAFLTCNFTAPVGDKPALLTHDEVTTLFHEFGHGLHHMLTKQDIADISGINGVAWDAVELPSQFMENYCWEREGLDLIAKHVDTGEPLPADLLARLQAAKNFQSAMGMVRQIEFSLFDLRLHHELEAPSASDVQTLLDDVRSHTSVVPTVGFNRFQNSFSHIFAGGYAAGYYSYKWAEVLSADAWSAFEEAGIFDPSTGQRFRQEILESGGVRDAAELFRAFRGREPSVEPLLRHSGIRAA, from the coding sequence ATGTCCCGCAATCCGTTGCTAGAGCCGCATGAGCTTCCCCCTTTCGCTGACATTCGCGCTGAACACGTCGTGCCTGCGGTAGAAACGCTGCTGAATGAAAGCCGGGAAGTCATTGACCGACTCGCTCAACAGGCCGCCACAGTGCCACCACACTGGGATAACTTTGCTGCGCCGCTAGAGGCTGTTAATGACCGGCTTACCCAAGCGTGGTCGCCCATCTCACATCTCAACGGCACGATGAACACCCCCGAACTGCGGGAAGCTTATCAGGCATGCTTGGAACAACTCTCGGCGTTTAGCACCTGGATGGGACAACACGAAGGACTCTTTAAGGGCTGGCAAGCGCTTAAGCAGGGTGATGCATGGGCAAGTCTAACGCCTGCTCAGCAACGCACGGTAGAAAACACTTTACGCGATTTCCGCTTAGCCGGTGTCGATTTACCTGCTGACAAAAAGGCTCGCTACGGCGCGATTCAAGCGCGCCTCTCCACCTTATCCAACCAGTTTTCAAACAACGTGCTCGATGCTACCCAAGCTTGGCATAAGGATATTGACCACCTTGATGCACTTGCTGGCGTTCCGGAAAGCGCCCTTGATACGCTAAAAGCAACCGCCCAGGCAAAAGGCGTCGATGGCTATCGCATCACCCTAGATTTCCCAAGCTTTTTCCCCATTATCAGTTATGTCGATAACCGAGAGTTGCGGCGTGAGGTATACACCGCGTTTGTCACTCGTGCTTCCGATCAAGGCCCAGACACAGGCAAGTTCGATAACGCTCCCGTTCTTGAAGAGATTTTGGCACTCCGCCAAGAGCTCGCCCACTTGCTGGGCTTTAAGACCTACGCCGATTACTCGCTCACCACTAAGATGGCCGATTCTCCCGAGCAGGTGCTTGAGTTTTTGAATGACCTAGCTCGCCGTGCCGTTCCCCAGGCCAAGGAAGAAGTCGCGGAGCTCAGCGACTATGCTCGTGAAGCATTAGGGATTGAAACGCTTGAGCCATGGGATGTGCCCTATGCCAGTGAAAAACTACGCGAGGCACGTCACTCCATCTCACAAGAGCAGCTTCGCCCTTACTTCCCAGCGCCACGGGTGGTGGATGGGCTATTCCAGGTAGTAGAACGTCTTTACGGCGTTCGCGTGGAAGCAGCACCTGATGCGCCTAGCTATCACAACGATGTTCAATACTTCCGCATTACAGAACAAGGTGAGCCGATCGCCGGTTTCTATTTGGACTTGTATGCTCGCGAAAGCAAGCGCGGCGGAGCATGGATGGCCGATTGCCGAGTACGCCGCCAAACTGAAAACGGCCTACAGCTGCCAGTGGCATTTCTGACCTGTAACTTTACCGCCCCAGTGGGCGACAAACCCGCTCTGCTAACCCATGATGAAGTCACCACGCTGTTTCATGAGTTCGGCCATGGCTTGCATCACATGCTGACCAAACAGGACATTGCCGATATCTCTGGCATTAACGGTGTTGCTTGGGATGCGGTTGAACTACCCAGCCAATTCATGGAGAACTACTGCTGGGAACGCGAAGGACTAGACCTGATCGCCAAGCATGTCGATACTGGCGAGCCCCTGCCCGCTGACCTGCTAGCGCGTTTACAGGCTGCCAAAAACTTCCAATCAGCAATGGGAATGGTGCGCCAAATAGAGTTTTCATTATTCGACTTGCGCCTGCACCATGAGCTGGAAGCGCCCAGCGCCAGTGACGTTCAAACGCTATTGGATGACGTACGTAGCCACACCTCGGTCGTGCCGACAGTTGGCTTTAACCGCTTCCAGAATAGCTTTAGCCATATTTTTGCGGGTGGCTATGCGGCGGGCTATTACAGCTACAAATGGGCGGAAGTACTTTCTGCCGATGCTTGGAGCGCGTTCGAGGAGGCAGGGATTTTTGACCCTTCCACTGGCCAACGCTTCCGTCAGGAAATTCTAGAATCAGGCGGCGTGAGGGATGCCGCCGAGCTATTTCGCGCTTTCCGAGGCCGTGAGCCAAGCGTAGAACCATTATTACGCCATAGCGGTATCCGCGCAGCCTGA